In Choloepus didactylus isolate mChoDid1 chromosome 18, mChoDid1.pri, whole genome shotgun sequence, a single genomic region encodes these proteins:
- the LOC119513188 gene encoding signal transducer and activator of transcription 5A yields MAGWIQAQQLQGDALRQMQVLYGQHFPIEVRHYLAQWIESQPWDAIDLDNPQDRAQATQLLEGLVQELQKKAEHQVGEDGFLLKIKLGHYATQLQNTYDRCPMELVRCIRHILYNEQRLVREANNGSSPVGSLADAMSQKHLQINQTFEELRLVTQDTENELKKLQQTQEYFIIQYQESLRIQAQFAQLAQLSPQERLSRETALQQKQVSLEAWLQREAQTLQRYRVELAEKHQKTLQLLRKQQTIILDDELIQWKRRQQLAGNGGPPEGSLDVLQSWCEKLAEIIWQNRQQIRRAEHLCQQLPIPGPVEEMLAEVNATITDIISALVTSTFIIEKQPPQVLKTQTKFAATVRLLVGGKLNVHMNPPQVKATIISEQQAKSLLKNENTRNDSSGEILNNCCVMEYHQATGTLSAHFRNMSLKRIKRADRRGAESVTEEKFTVLFESQFSVGSNELVFQVKTLSLPVVVIVHGSQDHNATATVLWDNAFAEPGRVPFAVPDKVLWPQLCDALNMKFKAEVQSSRGLTKENLVFLAQKLFNSSSSHLEDYSSMSVSWSQFNRENLPGWNYTFWQWFDGVMEVLKKHHKPHWNDGAILGFVNKQQAHDLLINKPDGTFLLRFSDSEIGGITIAWKFDSPDRNLWNLKPFTTRDFSIRSLADRLGDLNYLIYVFPDRPKDEVFSKYYTPVLAKAVDGYVKPQIKQVVPEFVNASADSAGGSAAYMDQAPSPAVCPQAHYNMYPQNPDPVLDQDGDFDLDETMDVARHVEELLRRPMDNLDPRLSPPAGLFTSARGSLS; encoded by the exons ATGGCGGGCTGGATTCAGGCCCAGCAACTGCAGGGAGATGCGCTGCGCCAGATGCAGGTGCTGTATGGCCAGCACTTCCCCATTGAGGTCCGGCATTACTTGGCACAGTGGATCGAGAGCCAACCGTG GGATGCCATTGATCTGGACAATCCCCAGGACCGAGCCCAGGCCACCCAGCTCCTGGAGGGCCtggtacaggagctgcagaagaagGCAGAGCACCAAGTTGGGGAAGATGGGTTTTTACTGAAGATCAAGCTGGGGCACTATGCCACGCAGCTCCAG AACACATATGACCGCTGCCCCATGGAGTTGGTCCGCTGCATCCGGCACATTCTGTACAATGAACAGAGGCTGGTCCGAGAAGCCAACAAT GGTAGTTCTCCAGTTGGGAGCCTTGCTGACGCCATGTCCCAGAAGCACCTTCAGATCAACCAGACATTTGAGGAGCTGCGACTGGTCACACAGGACACAGAGAATGAGCTGAAGAAGCTGCAGCAGACTCAAGAGTACTTCATCATCCAGTATCAGGAGAGCCTGAGGATCCAAG CTCAGTTTGCCCAGCTGGCCCAGCTGAGCCCCCAGGAGCGTCTGAGCCGGGAGACGGCCCTCCAGCAGAAGCAGGTGTCCCTGGAGGCCTGGCTGCAGCGTGAGGCCCAGACGCTGCAGCGGTACCGTGTG GAGCTGGCCGAGAAGCACCAGAAGACCCTGCAGCTGCTGCGGAAGCAGCAGACCATCATTCTGGATGACGAACTGATTCAGTGGAAGCGGCGGCAACAGCTGGCAGGGAATGGAGGGCCCCCGGAAGGCAGCCTGGACGTGCTACAGTCCTG GTGTGAGAAGTTGGCGGAGATCATCTGGCAGAACCGGCAGCAGATCCGCAGGGCCGAGCACCTGTGCCAGCAGCTGCCTATCCCTGGCCCAGTGGAGGAGATGCTGGCTGAGGTCAACGCCACCATCACAGACATCATCTCAGCCCTGGTGACCAG CACTTTCATCATCGAGAAGCAGCCCCCTCAGGTCCTGAAGACCCAGACCAAGTTCGCGGCCACCGTGCGCCTGCTGGTGGGCGGGAAGCTGAATGTGCACATGAACCCACCCCAGGTGAAGGCCACGATCATCAGTGAGCAGCAGGCCAAGTCTCTGCTGAAGAACGAGAACACCCGCAA CGATTCCAGTGGAGAGATCCTGAACAACTGCTGCGTCATGGAGTATCACCAAGCCACTGGCACCCTCAGCGCCCACTTCAGGAACATG TCACTAAAGAGGATCAAGCGTGCTGACCGGCGGGGTGCAGAGTCCGTGACGGAGGAGAAATTCACAGTCCTGTTTGAGTCTCAGTTCAGTGTTGGCAGCAACGAGCTTGTGTTCCAGGTGAAG ACCCTGTCCCTTCCTGTGGTTGTCATTGTTCACGGCAGCCAGGACCACAATGCCACTGCCACCGTGTTGTGGGACAATGCATTTGCTGAGCCT GGCAGGGTGCCATTTGCCGTGCCTGACAAGGTGCTGTGGCCGCAGCTGTGTGATGCGCTCAACATGAAATTCAAGGCAGAAGTGCAGAGCAGCCGGGGCCTGACCAAGGAGAACCTCGTGTTCCTGGCGCAGAAGCTGttcaacagcagcagcagccacctcGAGGACTACAGCAGCATGTCCGTGTCCTGGTCCCAGTTCAACAGG GAGAACTTGCCGGGCTGGAACTATACCTTCTGGCAGTGGTTCGACGGGGTAATGGAAGTGCTCAAGAAGCATCACAAGCCCCATTGGAATGACGG GGCCATCCTAGGTTTTGTGAATAAGCAACAGGCCCATGACCTGCTCATCAACAAGCCCGATGGGACCTTCTTGTTGCGCTTTAGCGACTCCGAAATTGGGGGCATCACCATTGCCTGGAAATTTGACTCTC CTGATCGTAACCTATGGAACCTGAAGCCTTTCACCACGCGGGATTTCTCCATCCGGTCCCTGGCCGACCGGCTGGGGGACCTGAACTATCTCATCTATGTGTTTCCTGACCGCCCAAAGGATGAGGTCTTCTCCAAATACTACACTCCTGTCCTCG CTAAAGCAGTTGACGGATACGTGAAGCCACAGATCAAGCAGGTGGTCCCTGA GTTTGTGAACGCGTCAGCAGACTCTGCGGGGGGCAGTGCAGCCTACATGGACCAGGCCCCATCCCCAGCTGTGTGCCCCCAGGCCCATTATAACATGTACCCACAGAA CCCTGACCCTGTCCTCGACCAGGATGGGGACTTCGACCTGGATGAGACCATGGATGTCGCGAGGCACGTGGAGGAGCTCTTACGCCGACCGATGGACAATCTTGACCCCCGCCTCTCCCCACCTGCTGGCCTCTTTACCTCAGCCCGGGGCTCGCTCTCATGA
- the STAT3 gene encoding signal transducer and activator of transcription 3 isoform X5, with protein MLPAKNHMPLWCFIISWVRLTSSIAASYKSQMFSISTICEESSKSRLLQTAATAAQQGGQANHPTAAVVTEKQQMLEQHLQDVRKRVQDLEQKMKVVENLQDDFDFNYKTLKSQGDMQDLNGNNQSVTRQKMQQLEQMLTALDQMRRSIVSELAGLLSAMEYVQKTLTDEELADWKRRQQIACIGGPPNICLDRLENWITSLAESQLQTRQQIKKLEELQQKVSYKGDPIVQHRPMLEERIVELFRNLMKSAFVVERQPCMPMHPDRPLVIKTGVQFTTKVRLLVKFPELNYQLKIKVCIDKDSGDVAALRGSRKFNILGTNTKVMNMEESNNGSLSAEFKHLTLREQRCGNGGRANCDASLIVTEELHLITFETEVYHQGLKIDLETHSLPVVVISNICQMPNAWASILWYNMLTNNPKNVNFFTKPPIGTWDQVAEVLSWQFSSTTKRGLSIEQLTTLAEKLLGPGVNYSGCQITWAKFCKENMAGKGFSFWVWLDNIIDLVKKYILALWNEGYIMGFISKERERAILSTKPPGTFLLRFSESSKEGGVTFTWVEKDISGKTQIQSVEPYTKQQLNNMSFAEIIMGYKIMDATNILVSPLVYLYPDIPKEEAFGKYCRPESQEHPEADPGSAAPYLKTKFICVTPTTCSNTIDLPMSPRTLDSLMQFGNNGEGAEPSAGGQFESLTFDMDLTSECATSPM; from the exons caaGGGGGCCAGGCCAACCACCCCACAGCTGCTGTGGTGACGGAGAAGCAGCAGATGCTGGAGCAGCACCTACAGGATGTTCGGAAGAGAGTACAG gatctagaacagaaaatgaaagtggTAGAGAATCTCCAGGATGACTTTGATTTCAACTATAAAACCCTCAAGAGTCAAGGAG ACATGCAAGATCTGAATGGAAACAACCAGTCAGTGACCCGGCAGAAGATGCAGCAGCTAGAACAGATGCTTACAGCACTGGACCAGATGCGAAGG AGCATCGTGAGTGAGTTGGCAGGGCTTTTGTCCGCAATGGAGTACGTGCAGAAAACTCTCACGGATGAAGAGCTGGCTGACTGGAAGAGGAGGCAACAGATCGCTTGCATTGGAGGCCCTCCCAACATTTGCCTAGATCGTCTAGAAAACTG GATAACCTCATTAGCAGAATCTCAACTTCAGACCCGCCAACAAATAAAGAAACTAGAGGAGTTGCAGCAGAAAGTTTCCTACAAAGGGGACCCCATTGTACAGCACCGGCCAATGCTGGAGGAGAGAATTGTGGAGCTGTTTAGAAACTTAATGAAAAG tGCCTTTGTGGTGGAGCGGCAGCCCTGCATGCCCATGCATCCCGACCGACCCTTGGTCATCAAGACTGGTGTCCAGTTCACTACTAAAGTCAG GTTGTTGGTCAAATTCCCTGAGTTAAATTATCAGCTTAAAATTAAAGTATGCATTGACAA AGACTCTGGGGATGTTGCAGCTCTCAGAGG ATCCCggaaatttaacattctgggcaCAAACACGAAAGTGATGAACATGGAAGAGTCCAACAATGGCAGCCTCTCTGCAGAATTCAAACACTTG ACCCTCAGGGAGCAAAGATGTGGAAATGGAGGTCGAGCCAATTGTGAC GCCTCCCTGATTGTGACTGAGGAGCTGCACTTGATCACTTTTGAGACAGAGGTGTATCACCAAGGCCTCAAGATTGATCTGGAG ACCCACTCCTTGCCGGTCGTGGTGATCTCCAACATTTGCCAGATGCCCAATGCCTGGGCCTCAATCCTGTGGTATAACATGCTGACCAACAACCCCAAG aACGTGAACTTTTTCACCAAGCCCCCGATTGGAACCTGGGATCAAGTGGCCGAGGTGCTGAGCTGGCAGTTCTCTTCCACTACAAAGCGAGGGCTAAGCATTGAGCAGCTGACTACACTGGCTGAGAAGCTCTTAG gacCTGGTGTGAACTATTCGGGGTGTCAGATCACATGGGCTAAATTTTGCAAA GAAAACATGGCTGGCAAgggcttctccttctgggtctggCTGGACAATATTATTGACCTTGTGAAAAAGTATATCCTGGCTCTTTGGAATGAAGG GTACATAATGGGCTTCATCAGTAAGGAGAGGGAGCGGGCCATCTTGAGCACCAAGCCTCCAGGCACCTTCTTGCTACGATTCAGTGAAAGCAGCAAAGAAGGAGGAGTCACCTTCACCTGGGTGGAGAAGGACATCAGTG GTAAGACCCAGATCCAGTCTGTAGAACCATATACCAAGCAGCAGCTGAACAACATGTCATTTGCTGAAATCATCATGGGCTATAAGATCATGGATGCCACCAACATCCTGGTGTCTCCGCTGGTCTATCTCTACCCCGACATTCCTAAGGAGGAAGCTTTTGGAAAGTATTGTCGGCCAGAGAGCCAGGAACACCCTGAAGCTGACCCAGGTA GTGCTGCCCCATACCTGAAGACCAAGTTTATCTGTGTAACGCC AACGACCTGCAGCAATACCATTGACCTGCCGATGTCCCCCCGCACTTTAGATTCATTGATGCAGTTTGGAAATAATGGTGAAGGTGCTGAGCCCTCAGCAGGAGGGCAGTTTG AGTCCCTCACGTTCGACATGGACTTGACCTCGGAGTGTGCTACCTCTCCGATGTGA